The proteins below are encoded in one region of Apium graveolens cultivar Ventura chromosome 4, ASM990537v1, whole genome shotgun sequence:
- the LOC141721494 gene encoding uncharacterized protein LOC141721494 translates to MEKQMLDYVMVPTGLAIMVGYHIWLFYQIRKRPSTTVIGINAINRRFWVNAMMEDPSKGVLAVQTLRNNIMASTLLASTAITLSSLMAMLMTSKNGALGDRSTVFVFGDKSAFSYSVKLFCIMVCFLSAFLLNVQSIRYYSHASILINVPYKKLSSTYCYSYDERLSSEYVAKTVNRGSYFWSLGLRAFYFSFPLFLWIFGPIPMFLSCIVLVSLLYFLDVTLDLASVADDHNQSRHVGGEGEP, encoded by the exons ATGGAGAAACAAATGCTGGATTACGTGATGGTGCCAACAGGGTTAGCGATAATGGTTGGATATCACATTTGGCTGTTTTATCAGATTCGTAAACGCCCTTCTACAACTGTTATTGGGATCAATGCTATTAACCGACGTTTCTGGGTTAATGCTATGATGGAG GATCCATCCAAAGGTGTTCTGGCCGTACAAACACTGCGGAACAACATAATGGCGTCAACCCTCTTGGCCTCAACAGCAATTACGCTAAGTTCACTCATGGCCATGTTAATGACCAGCAAGAATGGTGCCCTGGGTGATCGCTCAACCGTGTTTGTATTTGGTGACAAAAGCGCATTTAGTTACTCAGTAAAGTTGTTTTGCATAATGGTTTGCTTCTTATCAGCATTTTTGCTGAACGTTCAATCAATTCGATACTATAGCCATGCAAGCATTCTGATCAATGTACCTTACAAGAAGTTGTCATCTACTTACTGTTACAGTTATGATGAGCGCCTCAGTTCCGAGTATGTAGCGAAAACAGTGAACCGTGGAAGTTATTTTTGGTCATTGGGATTGAGGGCATTCTACTTCTCATTTCCTCTGTTTCTTTGGATATTTGGACCTATTCCTATGTTTCTTTCCTGCATTGTATTGGTGAGCTTGCTTTATTTTCTTGATGTTACTTTAGATTTGGCCTCAGTTGCGGATGATCATAATCAATCCCGCCATGTTGGAGGGGAAGGAGAGCCGTGA
- the LOC141721493 gene encoding transcription factor MYB90-like: MYSVVTSCNSRAMKSGNASKLRKGAWGSDEDALLRKCIEKYGEGKWHLVPQRAGLNRCRKSCRLRWLNYLRPTIKRGEFSAEEMDLMIRLHRLLGNRWSLIGGRLPGRTANDVKNFWNTNVQKKLATAKEMGKREEHIRRKQDRYIVPTTAGGTATPVIKPLPRTLSKGTGLPCLNRYPKYHLSIGLPDEETLNNNTLYKGTSLPCLNRYPKYPLSIGLPDEETLNNNNNNNSNNSNNNKPPNDEGIKTLTPNEGGIEWWKNLFTEIDNHGQGQDSSEGMLTAFSTDIENLDVEIGKTDETTTSTAMEANYGLPEDDWSDIWGFLNPADDN, from the exons ATGTATAGTGTAGTGACGAGCTGCAATTCGAGGGCCATGAAGAGTGGCAACGCTTCAAAGCTGCGAAAGGGTGCATGGGGTTCCGATGAAGATGCTCTTCTCCGGAAATGTATCGAAAAGTATGGGGAAGGGAAGTGGCATCTTGTTCCTCAGAGAGCTG GGTTGAATAGGTGCAGGAAAAGTTGCAGACTAAGGTGGCTCAACTATCTTAGACCTACCATCAAGAGAGGAGAATTTAGTGCTGAGGAAATGGATCTCATGATAAGGCTTCACAGGCTGCTCGGAAACAG ATGGTCACTAATCGGTGGAAGACTACCGGGAAGAACAGCAAATGATGTTAAGAACTTCTGGAACACCAACGTTCAAAAGAAACTCGCCACTGCCAAAGAGATGGGCAAAAGAGAAGAGCATATTCGGCGGAAACAAGATCGTTACATTGTTCCAACTACTGCTGGTGGTACAGCTACTCCTGTTATAAAGCCTCTTCCCCGGACGTTATCTAAAGGCACAGGCCTACCCTGCCTTAATCGTTATCCCAAGTATCACTTGAGCATTGGTTTGCCTGATGAGGAAACACTTAACAACAACACATTATATAAAGGCACAAGCCTACCCTGCCTTAATCGTTATCCCAAGTATCCCTTGAGCATTGGTTTGCCTGATGAGGAAACActtaacaacaacaacaacaacaacagtaACAACAGCAACAATAACAAGCCACCAAATGATGAAGGAATCAAGACACTGACACCAAATGAAGGTGGCATTGAGTGGTGGAAGAATTTGTTTACGGAAATAGATAACCATGGTCAAGGACAAGATTCATCAGAGGGAATGCTAACGGCGTTCTCAACTGATATAGAGAATCTGGATGTAGAAATAGGGAAGACGGATGAAACAACAACTTCTACAGCAATGGAAGCCAATTATGGCTTGCCAGAAGATGACTGGAGTGACATTTGGGGTTTTCTAAATCCAGCAGATGATAATTAA